The segment CGACCGAGAAGTCGCGGGTGACGGCCGAGGACGTCGTGCCGCCGACGGTCTGCACGGCCGAGGCCGTGTAGCTGCCCACCGGAACGCCGGTGAACGGCGCGGACCACGTGCCGTCGGCCGCCGTCGTCGCGGTGGCGGTGCGGCCGGAGCCGAGGTCGACGGAGACCGACGCGCCGGGCGTCGCGGTGCCCTGGACGGTCACCGGCGTCGTCGCCGTTCCGGAGACGACGGTGAAGACGCGGCCCTCGGTCGGCGCCTGGATCGTGAGCGGCTGCTGGGCGACGACGGTGAAGTCGCGCGTGACCGCCGGGGACGCGGTACCGCCGATGCTCTGGGTGACGCTCGCCGTGACGGAGCCCACCCCGACACCCGGGATCGTCGCGGACCAGGAGCCGTCCGGGGCGACGGTCGCCGTGCCGGTGCGCCCCGCACCGAGGTCGACCGCGATGGTGGCTCCGGGCTCGCCGGTCCCCGTGACGGTGACCGACCGTGTGGCCGTCGACGTGGCGACGGTGAACTGCTGTCCCTGCGTGGGCGTCGCGATGGTGAGCGGCGCCGTGGGGGTGGCGTTCACGGTCGAGGTGGCCAGGTCGACCACGGCCGCATCGAGGGCAGGCAGGATGCTCAGGCGCAGCGCGTGCACGGACCGGGAGCCCTGATCGGTCCCCCGCGCGTCGCGGAAGCCGGAGGAGTCCTGCGCGTTGACGGTGATCGACACGAGCTGCGAGAGGATGCCGGTCAGCGCGCTGACCGTGGTGTTCACCGGACCGGTGACGGCGGCGAGAGTGGCCGTGACCCCGCCGACGGTCGGCTGGAAGACGGCGGCGAGGAGCGGGACGACCGTGTTGTCGACGACCGGCTGCAGCACCGGCGTGAGGACGGCGCTCGAGATCGAGAGGCCCGTGACGCCGATCGCCGTGGCGGACGCGCTGACGGTCGCGGGAGCGCGACCCGAGGTCTTGAGGAGGTTCGCGAGGGTGGTCGACGTGGTGATCGTGAGGTTCGACACGTTCACACCGGCGAGCTGGATCCGGCCGGTGATCGTCGTCGTCAGCGTCGCGTTGCCGACGGCCGTGACGACGGCCGTGTTGAGGGCCGCCGGGAGCTGCGTGACGAGGATGTCCTGGATCGCGGCGGTCACGAGCGACCGGAGCGCCGGCGTCGACAGGAGCTGCGTGTTCGGGTCCTGCCCGTTCAGCGCCTGCAGGGTGTTGAGGTCGATGACGATCTTCCCCGTCGAGGGCGTGATCGTGACGGCCCCCGAGGTGTACTGGCGGGCGAGGACGGGGGCGGTCACGGCCGACAGGCTGAGACCCGTCAGGTTCGTGGTCGCCGTCGTGCCGTTGAGGCTGAGGGCGCCGAGGCCGAGCGAGTTGAGCGCCGTGGTGATCGAGCCGGTGGAGCCCGAGACGACGCCGTTCAGGGCCGCCTGGTTCGTCGTGAGGCCGTTGAGATCGGAGCCGATGCCGTTCACGGCCGTCTGCAGCGACGTGTTCAGGGTGCCGATCGCGGGGCTCGTGACGGTGAATCCTGCGCTGGCGATGCCGTAGCCGGTTGTCGTCCCCACGGTGGTTCCGCGCGTGGCCGTGATCGTCGAGGCCAGGGCGCCGACGTCCAGCTGGGCGGCGCTGGCGACGGTGGCGGAGGCACCGATCCGGCTGAGCAGCGGGGTCAGGTTGAGGCTCGAGGCACTCCCCGGGGTGCCGGATCCGACGGCGATGCTGCCGTCCGACCCGACCAGTCCCGCGGAGGCCGTGGCCGAGGTCGCGGTGGACGAGGCGTACTGGCCGACGACACCGAGGTTCAGGATGCCGTTGGTGCCGAGCAGCTGCACGCCGTTGCCGAGCCCGACGCCCACGGTGGAGAGCGCGGTCAGGTCGAGGGGGTTGCTGACGGCTCCGGCGCTCGAGGTCGCGTTCGTCGACGAGTAGGCGCCCCTGAGCTGCGCGAGCGTGTCGACGTTCACGATGCCGCCGCCCGAGAGGAGCAGACCCTCCGAGGCGCTGATGTCGCCCGTCGCCGCCTGCGCGGGGACGATGGCGCCCGCGGCGATGACGGCGCCGACGACGGTCGCCGCTCCGAGCTTCAGCCATGGCCGACGGCCGAGGAAAACGGTGCGCCGACGCGCGGTCCCCTGGTGGTGCATGAGGTGCCTCTTCCTGACGGGCGGCGCCCGTCCCTGATCCGGGAAGCCCTCCGGTGGTGGGTCGGAGGGGTGGTGCGGTGGTGCTCGTCGCGGCGGTGGTTGGTCGCTGCGGGCGGCTGCGGTGGTGGGTCGCTGCCGGAGGTGCGGTGGTGCTGTGCTGCTGTGGTTCGGTGGTGCTGTGCTGCTCTGGTTCGGTTGAATGGTGCCGTCGGTGCCGTGGTGCGTCTTCGGCGGCGGGCGACTCTGCCCGCGGGCCGAAGGGGGCAGGATGCGCGCTGGTGAGACGCGCACCCTGCCGAGGTAGAGGCTGCCTCGGTCGACGATGGGCCATCGACGCGGGCTCGGCCTCTACGGATTGAGGGGAATACCCCCGGAGGCGGCGTGCGCGCGCACGAGTGGTGCACGGCTGTCCCTGATCCTGATGTGCGACGTCATGCCGCGTCCTCTCTGTCGGCATCGTGGTGAGCGACGCCGGTCCGGCAGGAGGCCTGGTGAGGACCTGGTGCGAACGTGCCGGGGAGGCTCTGGTGAGGGGCTTCTCCGGTTGGTGGCTCCATGATAGGCAGAACCAGACCGTTCGGGGCCGCCCGGGCCGGATTGTCCCCCCAACTGGGGCCCCCGGTCTGCCCTTCGGCGGACCCGGTCCGACGTGACCACGCCGCCGTTCGGCCCGTGCACCGTGCTCCGGCGGGCGCCCGCACACAGAAAAGACCCCCCACGCACCCGTCGCACACGCCGGCCAGGGGCCGGCGTGCCAGAAAAGCACCGTGCTCTGGCGGGGCGCCTGAAAACAGGAAAGACCCCCCATGCACCCACCGCGCACGACGGCCAGGGGCCGGCGTGCCAGAGAAGCACCGTGCTCTGGCAGGCGTCCGCACACGTAAAAGACCCCCCACGCACCCGCCCGCACGACGGCCAGGGGCCGGCGTGCCAAAGCAAGCACCGTGCTCTGGCGGGGCGCCTGAAAACAGGAAAGACCCCCCACGCACCCGCCAGAGCCCGGTTACCCTTGCTGCATTTCTGCCCTGGGGGAGTTGGCCTGGATGGCGCCACGTGGGGAGCCGCATTCAGTGTAGCGGTTCGCATCGGGCGTGCAGGACGGAGGGCTTTGATGGACGCATGAGAATCGTCATCGCCGGAGGCCACGGAAAGATCGCCCTCCTCCTCGCTCGCCAGCTGTCCGACGCCGGTCACGACCCCGTCGGGATCATCCGGAAGGCGGAGCAGACCGCCGACCTCGAGCAGGCGGGTGCGCGGGCTCTCGTGCTCGACCTGGAGTCGAGCGACGTGGACTCGCTCGCGGGTCACCTCGACGGGGCCGACGCGGTCGTGTTCGCGGCGGGTGGCGGCGGGTCGAGCGGCGCCGAACGCAAGCTCTCGATCGACCGTGACGGGGCGATCCTGCTGGCCGATGCCGCCGAGAAGGCGGGCGTCTCGCGCTACGTTCTGGTGTCGTCGATGCACGCCGACGACTTCGACGCGGATCGCGCGACGCTGCCCGCGGAGGGCGACGACGTGTTCCAGGTCTACCTGCGCGCGAAGAGCGAGGCCGACGCCGACCTCCGCTCGCGCGACGCGCTCGACTGGACCATCGTGCGTCCCGGCACCCTGACCGACGACGCCCCCACCGGGAACGTCTCCGTCGCCGCCCGCTTCGACGAGGGCACCATCTCGAGGGCCGACGTGGCCGCCCTGATCGTCTCCGCTCTCACGGAGGGCACGGCCGTGAAGACGCAGTTCGAGGTCATCACCGGCGAGGTGCCGATCAGCGACGCTCTCACGACCATCAAGTACTGACCCGATCGACCCTCGGGCCGCCGCCGTCAGACGATGGCGGCGGCCTGGCGGGCGATCTCGAGCTCCTCGTCGGTGGGAACGACGAGGACCGAGACGCGTGCCCCCTCGCGGGAGATGAACCGCGCCTCGCGCGACGAGAGCTCGTTGCGGTCGTCGTCGATCTCGATGCCGAGGAACTCCAGGCCGGCGAGCGTGCGCCGCCTCAAGAGAGCGTTGTTCTCCCCCACGCCGGCGGTGAACACCACCGTGTCCAGCCCGCCCAGCTGCGCCGCGTAAGCGCCGACGTAGTGCCGGATCCGGTGCCGGTAGACCGCCAGCGCGGCCTCGGCGACACCGTCGCCCCGCGACGCGGAGTCCTGCACGTCGCGCATGTCGCCGTTGCCGGTGAGCCCGAGGAGACCGCTCCGCTTGTTGAGCATCGTCTCGAGCTCGTCGAAGCCGAGACCGGCCTCGCGGTGCAGGTGGAAGATGACCGCAGGATCGACGTCGCCGGAGCGCGTGCCCATCACGAGCCCCTCCAGCGGGGTCAGGCCCATGGAGGTCTCGATGCTCCGCCCACCGCTGATGGCCGTCGCCGAGGCACCGTTCCCGATGTGCAGGACGATCATCTTCAGCTCCGCGAGCGGCACTCCGAGGAACTCCGCCGCGCGAGCGGACACGAACTTGTGAGACGTGCCGTGGAATCCGTAGCGCCGGACGTCGTACTCCCGCGCGAGGGCGTCGTCGATCGCGTAGGTGTAGGCGGCGGGCGTCAGCGTCTGGTGGAACGCGGTGTCGAAGACCGCCACCTGGGGGGCGTCGGGGAAAGCGTCGCGCGCGGCACGGATGCCCTGGAGGTTGGCGGGGTTGTGGAGCGGCGCCAGCGCGGAGAGGCGCTCGATCGACGCTTCGACTCCGGGGGTGACCACCGTCGCCCGGTCGAACTCCGACCCGCCGTGCACGACGCGGTGCCCCACGGCGATCAGCGGGTGCTCGGCGAACGAGGGCCCGTGCTTCTCGAAGGCCGCCAGCATCGCCGCGAAGCCGGCCACGTGGTCGGCGATGGGCTGGGAGTCGTTGGTGGTCTCCTCCCCCGTCTCGACGTTGCGGTGCTTCGTCTGCCCCGTGGGCTCGCCGATGCGCTCGACGAGTCCCGAGGCCAGCGTCCTCTCGCCGTCGAGTTCGATCAGCTGGTACTTGAACGACGACGAACCGGAGTTGACGACGAGGACGGCGCTCACAGGGCGGCTCCTTCGGAGGGGTCGGGTGTCGGGTGGGAAGCGGGCTCGATGCCCGCCTGGATGGCCGTGATGGCGACCGTGTTGACGATGTCGCTCACCAGGGCGCCACGGGAGAGGTCGTTGATCGGCTTTCGGAGACCCTGCAGGATGGGCCCGATGGCGACGGCTCCTGCGCTCCGCTGCACGGCCTTGTAGGTGTTGTTACCCGTGTTGAGGTCGGGGAAGATGAACACGGTGGCGCGCCCCGCCACCTCCGAGTCGGGCATCTTCGCCAGGGCCACGGTCGGGTCGGCCGCGGCGTCGTACTGGATCGGGCCCTCGACGAGCAGGTCGGGTCGGCGCTCGCGGACGAGAGCCGTGGCGAGCCGCACCTTCTCGACGTCGGCCCCCGAGCCGGAGTCGCCCGTGGAGTAGCTGAGCATCGCGATCCGCGGCTCGATGCCGAACTGGACGGCCGTCTGCGCCGACGAGATGGCGATGTCGGCGAGCTGCTCGGCGGTCGGATCGGGGATGACCGCGCAGTCGCCGTAGACGAGGACGCGGTCGGCGAGAGCCATGAGGAACACGCTCGACACCACCCCCACGTCGGGCAGCGTCTTGATGACCTCGAACGCCGGGCGGATCGTGTGCGCGGTCGTGTGCTTGGCACCGGAGACCATGCCGTCGGCGAGGCCGAGCTTCACCATCATGGTGCCGAAGTAGGAGACGTCGGTGACGGTGTCCATCGCGCGGTCCATCGTGATCCCCTTGTGTGCGCGCAGCTCGGCGTAGGCCGTGGCGAAGCGCACCTGGAGATCGTGGTCGGTCGGATCGAGGACGTCCGCCTCGCTCAGGTCGAGGCCGAGCTCCGCCCCCCGCGCCCGGATGCTCTGCTCGTCGCCGAGGAGCGTCAGCTTCGCGACGCCGCGCTGGAGCAGCGACGACGCGGCCCGCAGGATGCGGTCGTCGTCGCCCTCCGGCAGGACGATGTGCTTCTGGATGCTCCGCGCCCGATCGAGCAGCTGGTACTCGAACATCAGCGGCGTCACCACCGACGACGGGCTGACCTCGAGGAGCCGCAGCAGCTCCTTCGAGTCGACGTGCGTCTCGAAGAGGGCCAGCGCCAGATCGTACTTGCGCGGCGACTCCGCCGCGAGGCGACCGCGCGTCTGCGTGATGCGCAGCGCCGTGTCGTAGGTGCCCAGATCGGACCACAGGATCGGGAGCGTGCTGTCGAGACCACCGAGGAGCCTCACGACCTGCGGTGCCAGATCGAAGCCGCCGTTCAGGACGATGCCCGCGAGCGACGGGAACGTGTCGGACGCGTGAGCGAGGACGGTTGCGACGAGCACGTCGGACCGGTCACCCGGCACCACGACGACCGCCCCCTCCGTCAGCCGCGGCAGGACGTTCTCCATCGACATCGCCGCCACGACGACACCGACCGCCTCGCGGTCGAGGAGCTCCTCGTCGCCTCGCAGGAGGCGCGCGTGCGTCGCGGCCATCACCGCGCGGAGCGTCGGCGAGACGAGGACGCGGTCCTCCGGCAGCGCCCACACCGGAACCCGGCCGGTGGCGGTGCCCTCGAGGGCGTCGCCGATGCCGTCGACGACCTCCCCCATCAGATCGGTCTCGACCCGGTTCGCGACGACGGCGAGGAGTGTCGCGTGCTCGCTCCGCAACTCCGCCGTGGTGAGATCGGCGACCTGGCGCATGTCCGCGCCCGTCCGGGGCTGAGCGCCGTCCGACGTGCGACCCCCCAGGACGAGCAGGACCGGGGCCCCCAGGTTCGCGGCGATCCTCGCGTTGAACGACAGCTCGGTGGGGCTCCCGACGTCGGTGTAGTCGGAGCCGATGATGACGACCGCGTCGCACTGACGCTCCACCGCCGCGAACCGCCCCACGATCGTCGCGAGCGCGGTGTCCGGATCGGCGTGGACGTCGTCGTACGTGACACCGATGCAGTCGTCGTAGTCGAGATCCACGCTGTCGTGCGCGAGGAGCAGCTCCAGCACGTAGTCGGGCTCGCTCGTCGACCGGGCGACCGGGCGGAAGACACCGACACGCCCCACCTCGTGGCTCAGCGTGTCGAGCACACCCAGCGCGATCGTGGACTTCCCGGTGTGGCCTTCGGCGGACGTGATGTAGATGCGAGTCGACACGAGGCAACTGTATGGCCGCAGGCTCCGAGCATCCTGCGCCGTCCTCCACCGACCCGATCCCCGGACGACTACTCCACAGGAGTCGCGGGATGGTTCGTCACCGGCCGGAAGACCCGGTAGAGTTCTCTAGGTCGTCCGGCTCGACACCCCCCCGGGGTGCGATCCCGACTGCTGGAGAATTCGCCTAGTGGCCTATGGCGCACGCTTGGAAAGCGTGTTGGGTGCAAGCCCTCGGGGGTTCGAATCCCCCATTCTCCGCACAGGAAAAGCCCTGCCCCTTCTGGGGCGGGGCTTTTCCTGTGCGGAGACCACGTTTGGCGCCCTCCGGGCGCGCCCGGCGATCGTTGGGCGGGGTGGTGCGGCACCCGGCGCGTTCTGTTGCACGGGGCGGGGCGGGTGCGACCTGCGGTCGGCACTCGCCCCTTGCGGCGGAGGGGCGGGGCGGGTGCGGCCTTCGGCCGGCACTCGCCCCTTTGCGGCACGGGTGGGCGTGCGGCCTGCGGCCGGCACTCGCGTGGGGCGTGCGGCCTGCGGCCGGCATTTGCGTGCGTGCGACAGGGGCGTGCGGCCTTCGGCCGACACTCGCGTGCGGGGTGGAGCGTGCGGCCTTCGGCCGACACTTGCGTGCGTGCGACGGGGGCGTGCGGCCTGCGGCCGACACTGGCGGGGCGGGGCGGGAGCAGGAGGGGGCGGGGCGGGGACGCAGCGCGCGTAGGGTGGAGGGGTGGCAGAGGCGACGACGGCGCGGGTGGACTCCTGGCTGTGGGCCGTCCGCCTGTACAGGACGCGATCGGCGGCCACGGCCGCGTGCCGCGCCGGACACGTACGGGTCAACGGGGAGCGGGCGAAGGCCGCGCAGACCGTCCGCGCCGGCGACGAGGTGCGGGCGCGCCAGGACGGCTTCGATCGCATCGTCGTGGTCGAGAAGCTCCTGGTCAAACGCGTCGGCGCACCGGTCGCCGCCGAGGCCCTGACCGACCTCACGCCGCCCCGGCCGCCGCGCGAGGAGGTCTTCTTCGTCCCCGTCCGAGACCGCGGAACCGGTCGTCCGACGAAGCGCGACCGCCGGGAGATCGACCGGCTCCGCGAGCGCCTCGACGACCTCCCCGACGACTGACGGCGCGCCGGGAATCACCGCCGGAAAAACATACCGGTCGACCGGATACCTCCCGAACTGGGCTGTTCCGCAGTCGTCCGATTCCCGTAAGGTGATGCCAGCGCAGCGGGTACCAGGGGTGGGCCGCCTGCGATCGTTCCGATGTCCAGGGGAAAATCTCGATGCACGACGAAATCGACAGCGTGACCGACGAGGTCCGTGAGACTCCGATCCAGGAGCTCGGCCGCACTGCCCTGCTCTCCGGCGCCGTCTCGCTCCTGCCGGTGTTCGCCGCCCTCGTCTGGCTGACCGTCGGCTCGGCGTGGTGGGTCGTCGTGATCCTCGCCGAGGTCGCGATCACCGCCCTGTTCTTCGCCGTCTACATCCGGTTCCGACTCGTCTTCGCCCAGGTCACGCCCACCGCGTTCGTGAAGCGCAGGATGCTCCTGCCCCTCGTCCACGTCGACCGCGACGAGATCGCCTCCCTCGTGATGGCCAAGGTCTACCGGCACAACTCGACCGAGGTCCTCCCCCAGCTCCTCGGCCTCGGCCCGGACGGCCGCCGAGTGCTCGGCATGAGCGGGCTGTTCTGGACCGAGGCCTCCATCCTGCGGATCGCCGAGGCCCTCGACGTCCAGACCGTCGTCGTCGAGGACCACCTGATGCGCCGCGACTACTACGCGCGCTTCCCGATGGCCCGCGCCTGGTACGGGCGCCGCGACGTCCGGACCCTCGCCGTCGTCGCGTCGATCGGAGTCGT is part of the Frondihabitans sp. 762G35 genome and harbors:
- a CDS encoding SDR family oxidoreductase, with the translated sequence MRIVIAGGHGKIALLLARQLSDAGHDPVGIIRKAEQTADLEQAGARALVLDLESSDVDSLAGHLDGADAVVFAAGGGGSSGAERKLSIDRDGAILLADAAEKAGVSRYVLVSSMHADDFDADRATLPAEGDDVFQVYLRAKSEADADLRSRDALDWTIVRPGTLTDDAPTGNVSVAARFDEGTISRADVAALIVSALTEGTAVKTQFEVITGEVPISDALTTIKY
- a CDS encoding acetate/propionate family kinase; protein product: MSAVLVVNSGSSSFKYQLIELDGERTLASGLVERIGEPTGQTKHRNVETGEETTNDSQPIADHVAGFAAMLAAFEKHGPSFAEHPLIAVGHRVVHGGSEFDRATVVTPGVEASIERLSALAPLHNPANLQGIRAARDAFPDAPQVAVFDTAFHQTLTPAAYTYAIDDALAREYDVRRYGFHGTSHKFVSARAAEFLGVPLAELKMIVLHIGNGASATAISGGRSIETSMGLTPLEGLVMGTRSGDVDPAVIFHLHREAGLGFDELETMLNKRSGLLGLTGNGDMRDVQDSASRGDGVAEAALAVYRHRIRHYVGAYAAQLGGLDTVVFTAGVGENNALLRRRTLAGLEFLGIEIDDDRNELSSREARFISREGARVSVLVVPTDEELEIARQAAAIV
- a CDS encoding RNA-binding S4 domain-containing protein, coding for MAEATTARVDSWLWAVRLYRTRSAATAACRAGHVRVNGERAKAAQTVRAGDEVRARQDGFDRIVVVEKLLVKRVGAPVAAEALTDLTPPRPPREEVFFVPVRDRGTGRPTKRDRREIDRLRERLDDLPDD
- the pta gene encoding phosphate acetyltransferase encodes the protein MSTRIYITSAEGHTGKSTIALGVLDTLSHEVGRVGVFRPVARSTSEPDYVLELLLAHDSVDLDYDDCIGVTYDDVHADPDTALATIVGRFAAVERQCDAVVIIGSDYTDVGSPTELSFNARIAANLGAPVLLVLGGRTSDGAQPRTGADMRQVADLTTAELRSEHATLLAVVANRVETDLMGEVVDGIGDALEGTATGRVPVWALPEDRVLVSPTLRAVMAATHARLLRGDEELLDREAVGVVVAAMSMENVLPRLTEGAVVVVPGDRSDVLVATVLAHASDTFPSLAGIVLNGGFDLAPQVVRLLGGLDSTLPILWSDLGTYDTALRITQTRGRLAAESPRKYDLALALFETHVDSKELLRLLEVSPSSVVTPLMFEYQLLDRARSIQKHIVLPEGDDDRILRAASSLLQRGVAKLTLLGDEQSIRARGAELGLDLSEADVLDPTDHDLQVRFATAYAELRAHKGITMDRAMDTVTDVSYFGTMMVKLGLADGMVSGAKHTTAHTIRPAFEVIKTLPDVGVVSSVFLMALADRVLVYGDCAVIPDPTAEQLADIAISSAQTAVQFGIEPRIAMLSYSTGDSGSGADVEKVRLATALVRERRPDLLVEGPIQYDAAADPTVALAKMPDSEVAGRATVFIFPDLNTGNNTYKAVQRSAGAVAIGPILQGLRKPINDLSRGALVSDIVNTVAITAIQAGIEPASHPTPDPSEGAAL